One window from the genome of Antricoccus suffuscus encodes:
- a CDS encoding MoaD/ThiS family protein, translating to MTITVRFFAAASAAAGTEEAQYPASTLQEFIDTALDKYGEPMAKLMPSCSFLLNGVAMNDRAADLPAGSTLDVLPPFAGG from the coding sequence GTGACGATCACCGTGCGGTTCTTCGCGGCGGCCAGCGCCGCCGCGGGGACCGAAGAAGCCCAGTACCCGGCCAGCACCCTGCAGGAGTTCATCGACACGGCACTCGACAAGTACGGCGAGCCCATGGCCAAGTTAATGCCGTCTTGCAGCTTCCTTCTCAATGGCGTCGCGATGAACGACCGCGCGGCCGACCTACCGGCTGGCAGCACCCTCGACGTACTGCCACCATTCGCCGGCGGCTAA
- a CDS encoding enoyl-CoA hydratase/isomerase family protein, with protein sequence MTTDLTIDIADFIATVEVHRPPANFFDVELISDLADTFEKLDKDPECRAIVLCSEGKHFCAGNDFSRSSNGAPRSSGGGELYKEAVRLFSAETPVVAAVQGAAVGGGLGLALSADFRVASPSSRFAANFTQLGFHQGFGLTVTLPRLVGQQAALDMILTGRRVKGDEAFAMGLCDELVPEEGLRAAARARALQLAASAPLAVVSARKSLRGDLADQVRIATDIELREQTRLRTTEDFREGIAASAARREPKFKGR encoded by the coding sequence ATGACGACTGATTTGACAATTGACATTGCCGACTTCATCGCGACCGTCGAGGTGCACCGCCCGCCCGCGAACTTCTTCGATGTTGAGCTGATCAGTGATCTCGCCGATACGTTCGAGAAGCTTGACAAGGATCCAGAGTGTCGCGCGATCGTCCTGTGTTCGGAGGGTAAGCACTTCTGTGCTGGCAATGATTTCTCGCGATCGTCGAACGGGGCGCCTCGTAGTTCCGGAGGAGGCGAACTATACAAGGAAGCCGTTCGGCTGTTCTCCGCCGAAACTCCGGTCGTTGCCGCCGTGCAGGGGGCGGCCGTTGGGGGCGGTCTGGGGCTCGCACTGTCGGCAGATTTCCGGGTGGCGTCTCCGTCGTCGCGCTTCGCGGCCAACTTCACGCAACTAGGATTCCATCAGGGGTTTGGTCTTACTGTGACCCTTCCACGTCTCGTCGGCCAGCAGGCGGCCCTCGACATGATCCTGACGGGGCGCCGGGTAAAGGGCGACGAAGCCTTTGCGATGGGCTTGTGTGATGAGTTGGTGCCGGAAGAAGGATTGCGGGCCGCCGCGCGAGCCAGGGCGCTTCAGCTCGCAGCCTCGGCCCCGCTTGCGGTCGTGAGCGCGCGCAAGAGCCTCCGCGGTGATCTGGCAGACCAAGTGCGTATCGCTACCGACATAGAACTGCGTGAGCAGACACGGCTTCGCACGACAGAAGACTTCCGCGAAGGTATCGCGGCTTCGGCCGCCCGCCGTGAACCGAAGTTCAAAGGTCGGTAG
- a CDS encoding molybdenum cofactor biosynthesis protein MoaE, whose product MTYAGLLLAGGMGKRMGLPKALIRLPNGHSMLTNSMRILREGGCEDVVLVVGAGESYVRKSLDAARAEVREIIGDGRLFIVSNPDFEEGMSSSVRAGMRALAQLDSKPDSAVVQLVDTPDISPDAIDKIARYSAPDALVVATYDGQIGHPTLIGRNHWEPIASTVTGDVGARQYFNGRSDVQRVACDGLGSPVDLDTPEQLAARQRTFIPADVVRAEVTNDTVSVSYLEILVRDRRAGAVVSFSGTVRDHDEGRTVTNLNYLTHPTADETIKKIAHEVAATAGVRALAVQHRVGPLEIGDVALGCVVSADHRKEAFEVCAELVERVKSELPIWKRQIFEDGTDEWVNAP is encoded by the coding sequence ATGACATACGCGGGTCTGCTGTTGGCTGGTGGAATGGGCAAGCGGATGGGGCTGCCCAAGGCGCTTATTCGACTTCCTAATGGTCATTCGATGCTGACCAACTCGATGCGCATCCTGCGCGAGGGCGGCTGCGAGGACGTCGTACTGGTCGTCGGCGCCGGCGAGTCCTATGTCCGCAAGTCGCTCGACGCCGCGCGCGCGGAGGTCCGCGAGATCATCGGCGATGGCCGGCTTTTCATCGTGAGCAACCCCGATTTCGAGGAGGGCATGTCGTCTTCTGTGCGCGCCGGGATGCGTGCGCTGGCTCAACTCGACAGCAAACCGGACTCGGCAGTGGTACAACTCGTCGATACACCGGACATCAGCCCGGACGCAATCGACAAGATCGCCCGCTACAGCGCCCCGGACGCTCTGGTGGTGGCGACGTACGACGGTCAGATCGGGCACCCGACCCTCATCGGTCGTAACCACTGGGAGCCGATCGCATCAACGGTCACCGGCGACGTCGGTGCGCGGCAATACTTCAATGGTCGTAGCGATGTGCAGCGGGTCGCGTGCGATGGTCTCGGTTCGCCTGTCGACCTCGATACGCCGGAGCAACTCGCCGCCCGGCAGCGCACCTTCATCCCCGCCGACGTCGTACGCGCCGAGGTCACCAACGACACGGTCAGCGTGTCGTATCTCGAGATCCTGGTGCGCGACCGGCGAGCCGGCGCGGTGGTGTCGTTCTCGGGCACCGTGCGCGATCACGACGAGGGCCGCACGGTCACTAACCTCAACTACCTGACTCACCCGACCGCAGACGAGACGATCAAGAAGATCGCGCACGAGGTCGCCGCCACGGCAGGAGTCCGCGCGCTCGCCGTACAGCACCGAGTGGGGCCGCTCGAGATTGGCGATGTCGCGCTCGGCTGCGTCGTGTCCGCCGACCATCGCAAGGAAGCATTCGAGGTGTGTGCCGAACTCGTGGAACGGGTGAAGTCGGAGTTGCCGATCTGGAAGCGGCAGATCTTTGAAGACGGCACCGACGAGTGGGTCAACGCCCCTTAA